A region from the Campylobacter subantarcticus LMG 24377 genome encodes:
- a CDS encoding formate dehydrogenase subunit alpha — MALARRNFLKLAGIAGLGSAAFGSDNKAIRNASEQEVANPYPDSKIVRTICSICSAGCGIKAEVQDGVWVRQENAIEHPISQGSHCCKGIDQIDLTKSKQRIKYPMKKENGKWVRLTWEQAINEIGDKMLEIRKENGPDSVMFLGSAKFNNQQAYYFRKFAAFWGTNNIDHVARIUHSATVAGVANTWGYGAMTNHFGDVTKHSKMMIIFGANTAVANPIGFKHLLQAKDRNNAKLVVVDPVFTKTAVHADEYVRIRPGTDIALVYGMLHLIFKNGWEDKELIKTRTYGVEEIKAEAAKWTPDVVEDVTGVPAAQLEKITKMLATIKPATLFWALGITQHSVGSSNTRILAILQLVLGNIGKPGAGTNIIRGHDNVQGATDMGCLADTLPAYYGLGDDAWNHFSNFWNVDREYLNSRFYSKEWMYEKGFSLAKWWQGVLHEEKTYSNSPIRVLWVQGTGITSMAHTVKIQEALKKLDMIVIAEPFVNEVAVLADRPDGIYIIPASTQFETEGYVTATNRAMQWRSQVVKPIYESKEDQEIMFAFAKKFGFYKEYTRGMKMELKDHKLVQTRDDNDDNFVWPDDATREMSNGLLSIGLRGISAERLRKHQQNWEHFDPDTQRGLGGDVKGEYYGLPWPCWDKQHPGTSIMWNTDIPYEEGGMGFRNRFGLEHDGHSQLADDSFTPKGCKVKGGYPQITKENIEKVFNIKLSDSEKELMGASWSTDISGIILEKCREKSACCLGNARARMKVWEFADPIPLHREPLHSPRWDLVKKYPTWGDQEKNFRVESKFISEQQKTDWSKEFPTIISSMRLVNLSGAGMLERTSKYLAAITPEMFANVHPELALKYGINDGDMMWIHSPQGTKIKVKCVHNHSVTPDRICLPYNFAGIMQGVDLSYNYPEGTKPYTIGESSNTVTNYGFDINTQISEFNAGLCRLEKA, encoded by the coding sequence ATGGCATTAGCAAGAAGAAATTTTCTTAAGCTTGCTGGTATTGCTGGTCTTGGAAGCGCAGCTTTTGGTAGTGATAACAAAGCTATTAGAAATGCGAGCGAACAAGAAGTAGCAAATCCTTATCCAGATTCAAAGATTGTAAGAACAATCTGTAGTATCTGTAGTGCAGGCTGCGGGATTAAGGCTGAAGTTCAAGATGGGGTTTGGGTGCGTCAAGAAAACGCTATAGAACATCCTATTTCTCAAGGATCACACTGCTGTAAAGGGATAGATCAAATCGATCTTACTAAATCAAAACAGCGTATAAAATATCCTATGAAAAAAGAAAACGGCAAATGGGTACGTTTAACTTGGGAGCAAGCGATCAACGAAATCGGTGATAAAATGCTTGAAATCCGTAAAGAAAATGGACCTGATAGCGTTATGTTCTTAGGTTCGGCAAAGTTTAACAATCAACAAGCTTATTATTTTAGAAAATTTGCAGCATTTTGGGGTACTAATAATATAGACCACGTTGCTAGAATTTGACACAGCGCAACAGTCGCCGGTGTGGCGAATACATGGGGTTATGGCGCTATGACAAATCATTTTGGTGATGTGACTAAACACTCAAAAATGATGATTATTTTTGGTGCAAATACCGCAGTGGCAAATCCTATTGGGTTTAAACACTTATTGCAAGCTAAAGATCGCAATAATGCTAAATTAGTAGTTGTAGATCCTGTATTTACAAAAACAGCAGTACATGCTGATGAATATGTGAGAATTCGCCCAGGTACAGATATAGCTTTAGTTTATGGTATGCTTCATTTGATCTTCAAAAATGGTTGGGAAGATAAAGAATTAATCAAAACTAGAACTTATGGTGTTGAAGAAATTAAAGCAGAAGCTGCTAAGTGGACACCAGATGTGGTTGAAGATGTAACGGGTGTTCCGGCAGCTCAGCTTGAAAAAATCACAAAAATGCTAGCTACAATCAAACCAGCTACATTGTTTTGGGCTTTGGGTATTACTCAACACTCAGTAGGTAGTTCTAATACAAGAATTTTGGCTATTTTGCAACTTGTTCTTGGTAATATAGGTAAGCCTGGTGCAGGTACTAACATCATTAGAGGGCATGATAATGTTCAAGGTGCTACTGATATGGGATGTTTGGCAGATACTTTACCAGCTTATTATGGTTTAGGTGATGATGCGTGGAATCACTTTTCAAATTTTTGGAATGTAGATAGAGAATACTTAAATTCAAGATTTTATTCTAAAGAATGGATGTATGAAAAAGGTTTCTCTCTTGCAAAATGGTGGCAAGGTGTTTTACACGAAGAAAAAACCTACTCAAATTCTCCAATCCGTGTGCTTTGGGTGCAAGGAACAGGTATCACCTCTATGGCGCATACCGTAAAAATTCAAGAAGCGCTTAAAAAGCTTGATATGATCGTAATCGCTGAACCTTTTGTTAATGAGGTTGCGGTTTTGGCAGATCGTCCAGATGGTATTTATATTATTCCTGCTTCAACTCAGTTTGAAACAGAAGGCTATGTAACAGCAACTAACCGTGCTATGCAGTGGCGTTCTCAAGTAGTAAAACCAATCTATGAAAGCAAAGAAGATCAAGAGATTATGTTTGCATTTGCAAAGAAATTTGGCTTCTATAAAGAATACACTCGTGGTATGAAAATGGAATTAAAAGATCATAAGCTTGTACAAACAAGAGATGATAATGATGATAATTTTGTATGGCCTGATGACGCTACAAGAGAGATGAGTAATGGTCTTTTGAGTATAGGTTTAAGAGGTATTTCGGCTGAACGTTTAAGAAAACATCAGCAAAATTGGGAGCATTTTGACCCTGATACACAAAGAGGCCTTGGCGGTGATGTTAAAGGTGAATACTATGGTTTACCTTGGCCTTGTTGGGATAAACAACACCCAGGAACTTCTATCATGTGGAATACTGACATTCCTTACGAAGAAGGTGGTATGGGCTTTAGAAATCGTTTTGGTTTGGAACATGATGGGCATTCTCAGCTTGCAGATGATAGCTTCACTCCAAAAGGTTGTAAGGTAAAAGGTGGATATCCACAAATTACTAAAGAAAATATCGAAAAAGTATTCAATATCAAATTAAGTGATAGTGAAAAAGAATTAATGGGTGCTAGTTGGAGTACGGATATTTCAGGTATCATCTTAGAAAAATGTAGAGAGAAAAGTGCTTGTTGCTTAGGCAATGCAAGAGCTAGAATGAAGGTTTGGGAATTTGCTGATCCAATTCCATTGCACAGAGAACCTTTGCATTCACCGCGTTGGGATTTGGTTAAAAAATATCCTACTTGGGGTGATCAAGAGAAAAACTTCAGGGTTGAGAGTAAATTTATCAGCGAACAGCAAAAAACAGATTGGAGTAAAGAGTTTCCAACTATTATTTCAAGTATGCGTTTGGTAAATTTAAGTGGTGCGGGTATGCTTGAAAGAACTAGTAAATATCTTGCTGCAATCACACCTGAGATGTTTGCTAATGTTCACCCTGAACTTGCTTTAAAATATGGTATAAATGATGGTGATATGATGTGGATTCACTCACCACAAGGCACTAAGATCAAAGTTAAATGTGTGCATAATCATTCAGTTACGCCAGATAGAATTTGCTTGCCTTATAACTTTGCAGGTATTATGCAAGGAGTGGATTTAAGTTATAATTATCCTGAAGGTACTAAGCCTTATACCATAGGTGAAAGTTCTAATACAGTTACAAACTATGGTTTTGATATTAACACGCAAATTTCTGAGTTTAACGCAGGACTTTGCAGACTTGAAAAGGCTTAA
- a CDS encoding proline dehydrogenase / 1-pyrroline-5-carboxylate dehydrogenase, whose translation MIQKALQLAEELQRKIESNISQSEKEFHAKMQKLLNNPKNKVMLIELLDRSFRCKDKSASFKLIEHTLNKYGIADFFSAFEKFLLFSFLNFGKLAPTLSVPFFIKHLREDTKAMVLDANPSVLEPHMRKRKDEDKITLNVNLIGEEVLGEAESAYRMKKYEEALKTSYITYISIKITTIFSQINIIDFEYSKDEVVKRLDKLYALALEEEKKQGVSKFINLDMEEFRDLELTVEAFMESIAKYNIKAGIVLQAYLPDSYEYLKKLFIFSKERVLKGMKPIKIRFVKGANMESEETIASQRGWTLPTFYKKIDTDSNYKKMLDFVLEGDNYKYINIGIASHNLFEIAYAYTRISQAGALSSFTFEMLEGMSLQCSYELSKMHDLILYAPVCDEAHFNNAIAYLVRRLDENTSEDNFMRYFFNLKINDANWHKQKELFIKSLEGVASLDNSTHRTQDRNNEVKAISSYESKEFKNEADTDFILKANREWAKAIRTRYENLENYDVYPVAKDEIKNETLQVIEVKDKINNRTIGKAHLAGQAEIKYALDVAKSSNFSELSHDEIYKILAKTAQLVRDRRGDLIGIAALEVGKTFLEIDPEVSEAIDFLEFYPHSLEKLKEQNPNTTFKAKGIGVVIAPWNFPVGISVGTIAAPLAAGNKVIYKPSSLSMLTGYMLCKCFWDAGIPKDALIFLPAKGSDISKYLLIDQSVKFSVLTGGEETAYAMLKANPTLLLSAETGGKNATIVSKFADRDSAIKNIIHSAFSNSGQKCSATSLLVLEEEVYNDEEFKKTLVDAASSMAVGNPFVFKNKLGALADKPDMKLQKALDELAPYESWALKPKFIDDNPYLLTPGIKYGTKKGDFTHMNELFAPILTVMKAKDLKEAIEIVNSTGYGLTAGFESLDEREWEYFHTHIEAGNIYINKPTTGAIVLRQPFGGIKKSAIGFGRKVGIYNYITQFLDIEQSQVDQNVLDNELVSNLNALSLDLNEKDKADFEIIKAMARSYAHHAKHEFASVKDYVNIRGEDNLFSYTKVKNIAYRVHKDDSLKDMLGVILAASVLNIDLIFSYDEHEKIDLVQKINQKISSKTLFLKESKENFISKIADYERIRYFGPQDVNDAIFIKAASCAKIIANAKPLMNGRFELLLYHNEKALSISFHRYGNLGIRALK comes from the coding sequence ATGATACAAAAAGCTTTGCAATTAGCTGAAGAATTACAAAGAAAGATAGAAAGTAATATCTCTCAAAGTGAAAAAGAATTTCATGCCAAAATGCAAAAACTTTTAAACAACCCTAAAAATAAAGTAATGTTGATCGAGCTTTTAGATCGCTCTTTTAGATGTAAAGATAAAAGTGCTAGTTTTAAGCTGATAGAACATACTTTAAACAAATACGGCATAGCTGATTTTTTTAGTGCTTTTGAAAAATTTTTACTTTTTTCTTTTTTAAATTTTGGAAAATTAGCACCAACTCTTAGTGTGCCATTTTTCATTAAGCATTTAAGAGAAGATACTAAAGCTATGGTTTTGGATGCAAATCCTAGTGTTTTAGAGCCTCATATGCGTAAAAGAAAAGATGAAGATAAAATTACTTTAAATGTAAATTTAATCGGTGAAGAGGTTTTGGGCGAGGCTGAAAGTGCTTATAGGATGAAAAAATACGAAGAAGCACTAAAAACAAGCTATATTACTTATATTTCTATTAAAATTACTACCATTTTTTCCCAAATCAATATCATTGATTTTGAATACTCTAAAGATGAGGTGGTAAAAAGATTAGATAAACTATATGCTCTTGCTTTAGAGGAAGAAAAAAAACAGGGTGTGTCTAAATTTATCAATCTTGACATGGAAGAATTTAGAGATTTAGAATTAACCGTTGAAGCTTTTATGGAAAGTATTGCAAAGTATAATATTAAAGCAGGTATCGTTTTACAAGCTTATCTTCCTGATTCTTATGAATATTTGAAAAAACTTTTTATTTTTTCAAAAGAAAGAGTTCTAAAAGGTATGAAGCCTATAAAAATTCGCTTTGTTAAAGGTGCAAATATGGAAAGTGAAGAAACCATAGCTTCGCAAAGAGGTTGGACGCTTCCTACTTTTTATAAAAAAATTGATACAGATAGTAACTATAAAAAAATGCTTGATTTTGTCCTAGAAGGTGATAATTATAAATACATTAACATAGGTATAGCAAGTCATAATTTATTTGAAATAGCTTATGCTTATACTCGAATTTCACAAGCTGGAGCTTTATCATCGTTTACTTTTGAAATGCTCGAAGGTATGAGCTTGCAATGCTCTTATGAGCTTTCTAAAATGCATGATCTTATACTTTATGCGCCAGTTTGTGATGAAGCGCATTTTAATAATGCTATTGCATATTTGGTAAGAAGACTTGATGAAAATACTAGTGAAGATAATTTCATGCGATATTTTTTCAATCTTAAGATTAATGATGCAAATTGGCACAAACAAAAAGAATTATTTATCAAGTCTTTAGAGGGTGTTGCTAGTTTAGATAATTCTACTCATAGAACTCAAGATAGAAACAACGAGGTTAAGGCTATAAGTTCTTATGAGAGTAAAGAATTTAAAAATGAAGCTGATACTGATTTTATCTTAAAAGCTAATAGAGAATGGGCTAAAGCAATACGCACTCGATATGAAAATTTAGAAAATTATGATGTTTATCCAGTTGCTAAAGATGAAATTAAAAATGAAACACTACAGGTGATAGAAGTAAAAGATAAAATCAATAATCGCACCATAGGTAAAGCACATCTTGCAGGCCAAGCAGAGATAAAATACGCTTTAGATGTAGCTAAGAGTTCAAATTTTAGCGAATTAAGTCATGATGAAATTTATAAAATTCTAGCAAAAACTGCCCAACTTGTTAGAGACCGTAGGGGTGATTTGATAGGCATAGCAGCTTTAGAGGTAGGAAAAACTTTCTTAGAAATTGATCCTGAAGTGAGTGAGGCTATAGACTTTTTAGAGTTTTATCCACACTCTTTGGAAAAACTAAAAGAGCAAAACCCTAATACAACTTTTAAAGCAAAAGGCATAGGTGTGGTGATTGCGCCATGGAATTTTCCGGTGGGTATTTCAGTAGGAACTATAGCAGCGCCTTTGGCTGCAGGTAATAAAGTAATATATAAACCATCATCTTTATCAATGCTAACAGGTTATATGCTTTGTAAGTGTTTTTGGGATGCAGGAATTCCAAAAGATGCTTTGATTTTCTTGCCTGCTAAAGGAAGTGATATATCAAAATACTTACTTATTGATCAAAGCGTGAAATTTTCAGTATTAACCGGTGGAGAAGAAACCGCTTATGCAATGCTTAAGGCAAATCCAACTTTACTTTTAAGCGCTGAAACAGGTGGTAAAAATGCAACTATTGTTTCTAAATTTGCTGATCGTGATAGCGCGATTAAAAACATCATTCATTCAGCATTTTCAAATTCGGGTCAAAAATGTTCTGCAACTTCACTGCTTGTTTTAGAAGAAGAAGTTTATAATGATGAAGAGTTTAAAAAGACTTTAGTCGATGCTGCTAGCTCTATGGCAGTAGGGAATCCTTTTGTATTTAAAAATAAACTCGGTGCTTTAGCAGATAAACCAGATATGAAACTACAAAAAGCGTTAGATGAGTTAGCTCCATATGAAAGTTGGGCTTTAAAACCTAAATTTATAGATGATAATCCTTATCTTTTAACTCCGGGGATTAAATATGGAACCAAAAAAGGTGATTTTACACATATGAATGAACTTTTTGCGCCAATTTTAACTGTAATGAAAGCAAAAGATTTAAAAGAAGCTATTGAGATAGTTAATTCAACAGGTTATGGACTTACAGCAGGATTTGAAAGTTTAGATGAGAGAGAATGGGAGTATTTTCATACTCACATAGAAGCAGGAAATATTTACATTAACAAACCAACAACAGGCGCTATAGTTCTTAGACAACCTTTTGGTGGTATTAAAAAATCAGCAATTGGCTTTGGTAGAAAAGTTGGAATTTATAATTATATCACTCAATTTTTAGATATAGAGCAAAGTCAAGTTGATCAAAATGTTTTAGATAATGAATTAGTATCAAATTTAAATGCTTTAAGCTTAGATTTAAATGAAAAAGATAAAGCCGATTTTGAAATCATCAAAGCTATGGCAAGAAGCTATGCTCATCATGCAAAGCATGAATTTGCAAGCGTAAAAGACTATGTGAATATAAGAGGAGAGGATAATCTTTTCTCTTATACAAAGGTTAAAAATATCGCTTATAGAGTACATAAAGATGACAGTTTAAAAGATATGTTAGGGGTGATTTTAGCAGCAAGTGTATTAAACATTGATCTTATCTTTAGTTATGATGAACATGAAAAAATAGATCTTGTGCAAAAGATTAATCAAAAAATCAGCTCAAAAACTTTATTTCTTAAAGAAAGTAAAGAAAATTTCATTAGTAAAATAGCTGATTATGAAAGAATTCGTTATTTTGGGCCTCAAGATGTTAATGATGCAATTTTCATAAAAGCAGCAAGTTGCGCAAAAATCATCGCTAATGCTAAACCTTTAATGAATGGACGTTTTGAGTTGCTTTTATATCACAATGAAAAAGCTTTAAGTATATCTTTCCATCGTTATGGAAATCTAGGCATTCGTGCTTTAAAATAA
- a CDS encoding ModE repressor domain protein has product MEELILQIQKNLDENNKLTCKKALELLKQYSKEDFQTAIKELGVKISDCELGQFGKLNKNIAKSEILEKLETKLDSKRRISCKDALECAKDFNMADMRATLKTYKIDVKYCELDCFEEKKGKKFHVKSKIWVENPDGELLFGKGKTDILELVGECGSISQAAKQLGINYKKAWLYIQDLEKNMKEELLIAKKGRGSEAGSRLTPRAYELIQNFKILQQDVEEYTNKRFKELFFKKNQEKDKT; this is encoded by the coding sequence ATGGAAGAGCTAATTTTACAAATTCAAAAAAATCTTGATGAAAATAATAAACTTACTTGTAAAAAAGCACTAGAACTTTTAAAACAATACTCTAAAGAAGATTTTCAAACTGCTATAAAAGAATTAGGCGTAAAAATTTCAGATTGTGAGCTAGGTCAATTTGGCAAGTTAAATAAAAATATAGCAAAAAGTGAAATTTTAGAAAAATTAGAAACAAAATTAGATTCTAAGCGTCGCATATCATGTAAAGATGCTTTAGAATGTGCTAAAGATTTCAATATGGCTGATATGAGAGCTACACTTAAAACTTATAAAATTGATGTTAAATACTGCGAACTTGATTGTTTTGAAGAAAAAAAAGGTAAAAAATTTCATGTAAAAAGCAAAATTTGGGTAGAAAATCCTGATGGAGAATTGCTTTTTGGTAAAGGTAAAACAGATATTTTAGAATTAGTAGGAGAATGTGGAAGTATTTCCCAAGCGGCTAAACAACTAGGGATTAATTATAAAAAAGCATGGCTTTATATACAAGATTTAGAAAAAAATATGAAAGAAGAATTGCTTATTGCTAAAAAAGGAAGAGGAAGTGAAGCTGGTAGTAGGCTTACTCCAAGAGCTTATGAGTTAATTCAAAATTTTAAAATTTTACAACAAGATGTAGAAGAATACACTAATAAACGCTTTAAAGAATTATTTTTCAAGAAAAATCAAGAAAAAGACAAAACTTAA
- the fdh3B gene encoding formate dehydrogenase FDH3 subunit beta, translating into MARMKFYVDNNRCISCFACQVACSSAHEVPVGINRRKVITLNEGIEGKEFSTTLACQHCTDAPCEQVCPVKCFYIRADGIVLHDKKTCIGCGYCLYACPFGAPQFPRDGAFGIKGEMDKCTMCAGGPEPTNSHEERELYGQNRIAEGKVPMCAAVCSTNALLVGDAAEVSAMYRKRVLLKGQNLGLDAK; encoded by the coding sequence ATGGCTAGAATGAAATTTTATGTAGATAATAATCGCTGTATTTCTTGCTTTGCTTGTCAAGTAGCTTGTTCAAGTGCGCATGAAGTGCCAGTAGGGATTAATAGAAGAAAAGTAATCACTTTAAATGAGGGTATAGAAGGCAAAGAGTTTTCAACAACTCTTGCTTGTCAACACTGTACAGACGCTCCATGTGAGCAAGTTTGTCCTGTAAAATGCTTTTATATAAGAGCTGATGGTATAGTTTTACATGATAAAAAAACTTGTATAGGTTGTGGGTATTGTCTTTATGCATGTCCTTTTGGTGCTCCGCAATTTCCAAGAGATGGTGCTTTTGGTATTAAGGGTGAAATGGATAAATGTACGATGTGTGCAGGTGGTCCTGAGCCTACTAACTCTCATGAAGAAAGAGAGCTTTATGGACAAAATCGTATTGCAGAAGGTAAAGTGCCTATGTGTGCTGCGGTTTGTTCTACAAATGCACTTTTGGTTGGTGATGCAGCTGAAGTTAGTGCAATGTATAGAAAAAGAGTTTTACTTAAGGGTCAAAATTTAGGACTTGATGCAAAATAA
- the yedF gene encoding sulfurtransferase-like selenium metabolism protein YedF: protein MKIDCRDLACPRPVMETKKVLEELKENENLEILLNSQASKENVMRFLKSLNLEFSVKDLGDESIISITKDSNIIQTQEQNLQEYNVLFLKSDKVGEGELGKNLMLGFLKTLKDLPNKPAKILCVNDSVLMNTDCSHMAFEAMKELENLGVEIYSCGACLEFFGKTKELKIGKIGNAYEILNELFGKAKIISL, encoded by the coding sequence ATGAAAATTGATTGTAGAGATTTAGCTTGTCCACGTCCTGTGATGGAGACAAAAAAAGTTTTAGAAGAGTTAAAAGAAAATGAGAATTTAGAAATTCTTTTAAATTCTCAAGCTTCTAAAGAGAATGTAATGAGATTTTTAAAATCTTTAAATTTGGAATTTAGTGTTAAAGATTTAGGTGATGAAAGTATTATTAGTATTACAAAAGATAGTAATATAATTCAAACTCAAGAACAAAATTTACAAGAATACAATGTGCTATTTTTAAAAAGCGATAAAGTAGGCGAGGGAGAACTTGGAAAAAATTTAATGTTAGGTTTTTTAAAAACCTTAAAAGATTTGCCTAATAAACCTGCAAAAATCCTTTGTGTTAATGATAGTGTTTTGATGAATACTGATTGCTCTCATATGGCATTTGAAGCTATGAAAGAACTTGAAAATTTAGGAGTTGAAATTTATAGTTGTGGGGCATGTTTGGAATTTTTTGGTAAAACCAAAGAGCTTAAAATAGGTAAAATAGGCAATGCTTATGAAATTTTAAATGAACTTTTTGGAAAGGCGAAGATTATTTCTTTATGA
- the putP gene encoding sodium/proline symporter PutP — MEVVHINTQIAIMFVAYSALMLFIGFYFYKQNKNSEDYFLGGRSMGPVVSALSAGASDMSGWLLMGLPGALYVSGLAESYIAIGLSIGAFLNWAFIAKRLRIYTSVIANSITIPDYFETRFDDDKHILRVVCAIVILIFFTFYVSSGLVGGAKLFEATFGIQYDYALTTGTVVIVAYTFLGGYKAVCWTDLIQGLLMMSALIIVPIVMVYHLGGFSEAVNIVKEIKPNTFSMGEGLSFLGIVSALSWGLGYFGQPHILVRFMSIRSTKDIPTATFVGISWMVISLIGACLIGILGIAYVSKFELSLQDPEKVFIAMSQLLFNPWIAGILLSAILAAIMSTASSQLLVSSSTIAEDFYKRIFNKEASNKMVMTLGRFGVLAVAVIAFIISTDKNSSVLSIVAYAWAGFGASFGSVMLFSLFWSKMTRYAAIAGMITGAVVVVVYKNFLAKWLEFPIYEIIPGFLAASVVIILVSLVTKVRPGTKAAYETMLKHL, encoded by the coding sequence ATGGAGGTTGTACACATTAATACTCAAATTGCGATAATGTTTGTCGCATATTCAGCATTAATGCTTTTTATCGGATTTTATTTTTATAAACAAAATAAAAACTCAGAGGACTATTTTTTAGGCGGTCGTTCTATGGGGCCTGTGGTTTCAGCACTTAGTGCTGGAGCTTCTGATATGAGTGGTTGGCTTTTAATGGGTTTGCCAGGAGCTTTATATGTAAGTGGTTTAGCTGAAAGTTATATTGCAATAGGGCTTAGTATAGGAGCATTTTTAAATTGGGCTTTTATAGCAAAAAGACTTAGAATTTATACTAGTGTGATTGCAAATTCTATTACAATTCCAGATTATTTTGAAACAAGATTTGATGATGATAAGCATATATTAAGAGTGGTTTGCGCTATTGTTATTTTGATCTTCTTTACTTTTTATGTTTCTTCAGGGCTTGTGGGTGGAGCAAAGCTTTTTGAGGCAACTTTTGGAATCCAATATGACTATGCTTTAACTACAGGAACTGTGGTTATAGTTGCTTATACATTTTTGGGTGGATATAAGGCAGTTTGTTGGACGGATTTAATTCAAGGTTTATTGATGATGAGTGCTTTGATTATTGTGCCTATAGTGATGGTTTATCATTTGGGTGGTTTTAGTGAAGCTGTTAATATAGTCAAAGAAATCAAGCCAAATACTTTTTCTATGGGAGAAGGATTAAGCTTTTTAGGTATAGTTTCAGCACTTTCATGGGGACTTGGATATTTTGGCCAGCCACATATTTTGGTGCGCTTTATGTCGATAAGATCAACTAAAGATATTCCAACTGCCACTTTTGTAGGAATTTCTTGGATGGTTATATCTTTAATTGGCGCTTGTTTGATAGGTATTTTAGGTATAGCTTATGTGAGTAAATTTGAGCTCAGTTTGCAAGATCCTGAAAAGGTTTTTATAGCAATGTCGCAATTACTTTTTAATCCTTGGATAGCAGGTATTTTACTTAGTGCTATTTTAGCAGCCATTATGAGCACAGCAAGTTCGCAATTGCTTGTTTCAAGTTCAACTATAGCAGAAGATTTTTATAAAAGAATTTTTAATAAAGAAGCTTCTAATAAAATGGTAATGACTTTAGGTAGATTTGGAGTTTTAGCAGTAGCTGTGATAGCTTTTATCATCTCTACGGATAAAAATTCAAGCGTATTAAGTATAGTGGCTTATGCTTGGGCAGGGTTTGGAGCAAGTTTTGGTTCTGTGATGCTCTTTTCTTTGTTTTGGTCAAAAATGACTAGATATGCTGCTATTGCAGGTATGATTACCGGTGCAGTTGTAGTAGTAGTATATAAAAATTTCTTGGCCAAATGGCTTGAATTTCCTATTTATGAAATTATCCCAGGATTTTTAGCTGCTTCTGTTGTAATTATCTTGGTAAGTTTAGTCACAAAAGTACGCCCAGGAACTAAAGCAGCGTATGAAACAATGTTGAAGCATCTTTAA
- the selD gene encoding selenide, water dikinase SelD, whose product MIYKDQKLTQYVKAAGUAAKLDSVGLDKILGILKPHENILSGINNNEDASVYKLNEDLALVQTLDFITPVVDSAYHFGTIAAANALSDVFAMGAEVINALNIVGFDTCHFNNEILLEVLEGARAKVEEAGAMLVGGHTIENDEFIFGLSVTGVVHPKKFIANNSAKDGDVILLTKPIGSGIISTAIKASLLEKSKILKAVEQMSFLNLYASRILKRFKSLSALSDVTGFGLLGHLKEMLNKEIMIEVYKNEIPLMDGVLSIANMGIIPAGAYKNKDSLKIWVENLNEKDEDIVYFDPQTSGGLLAAMSENEVNEALKILKDHDIEAKIIAKCVRNTHNYLLLR is encoded by the coding sequence ATGATATATAAAGATCAAAAACTAACCCAATATGTAAAAGCTGCAGGTTGAGCTGCCAAATTAGACTCGGTGGGTCTTGACAAAATTCTTGGTATCTTAAAACCGCATGAAAACATTTTAAGTGGTATTAATAATAACGAAGATGCAAGTGTTTATAAGTTAAACGAAGATTTAGCTTTAGTGCAAACTCTTGATTTTATTACACCTGTAGTTGATAGTGCGTATCATTTTGGTACTATAGCTGCTGCAAATGCCTTAAGTGATGTATTTGCTATGGGTGCAGAAGTGATTAATGCTTTAAATATTGTAGGCTTTGATACCTGTCATTTTAACAATGAAATTTTACTTGAAGTGCTAGAAGGTGCTAGAGCTAAGGTTGAAGAAGCAGGGGCTATGTTAGTAGGTGGGCATACTATAGAAAATGATGAATTTATTTTTGGTCTTAGTGTGACAGGTGTAGTTCATCCTAAGAAATTTATAGCTAATAATAGCGCAAAGGATGGCGATGTGATTTTACTTACTAAGCCTATAGGTAGTGGTATTATTAGTACTGCTATCAAGGCTAGTTTGCTAGAAAAATCAAAGATTTTAAAAGCAGTAGAGCAAATGAGCTTTTTAAATTTATATGCAAGTCGTATTTTAAAGAGGTTTAAAAGTCTTAGTGCTTTAAGTGATGTGACAGGTTTTGGTCTTTTAGGGCATTTAAAAGAAATGCTAAATAAAGAGATTATGATAGAAGTGTATAAAAATGAAATTCCTTTAATGGATGGAGTTTTGTCAATAGCTAATATGGGGATTATCCCCGCAGGAGCTTATAAAAATAAAGATAGCCTAAAAATTTGGGTTGAAAATTTAAATGAAAAAGATGAGGATATAGTGTATTTTGATCCTCAAACTTCAGGTGGGCTTTTAGCTGCCATGAGTGAAAATGAAGTAAATGAAGCTTTAAAAATTTTGAAAGATCATGATATTGAAGCAAAGATTATTGCTAAATGTGTAAGAAATACTCATAATTATTTATTATTACGCTAA